The Pantoea sp. At-9b genome includes a window with the following:
- the thiQ gene encoding thiamine ABC transporter ATP-binding protein ThiQ, whose protein sequence is MLTLNNLTYLYQHLPMRFQFSAQAGERLAILGPSGAGKSTLLSLIGGFLPVSSGSLWLNGTDHTASVPAARPVSMLFQENNLFPHLTVQQNLGLGLHPGLKLTSEQKQQVIEIAGQTGLQEMLQRLPGQLSGGQRQRVALARCLLRNQPILLLDEPFSALDPALRQEMLQLVHNVCAARNITLLMVSHSLEDARQIAARSLVVVDGRVYWDGSTEELLTGRTPAAAILGVAQR, encoded by the coding sequence ATGCTGACACTGAATAACCTCACTTACCTGTACCAGCATCTGCCGATGCGCTTCCAGTTCAGCGCACAAGCAGGCGAACGGCTGGCGATCCTTGGTCCGAGCGGTGCCGGGAAAAGCACCCTGCTCAGCCTGATTGGTGGTTTTCTGCCGGTCAGCAGCGGTAGTTTATGGTTGAACGGCACCGACCATACCGCCAGCGTCCCTGCGGCGCGTCCGGTCTCAATGCTGTTCCAGGAGAACAACCTGTTTCCGCACCTGACGGTGCAGCAGAATCTCGGTCTGGGGCTGCATCCGGGCTTAAAACTCACCAGTGAACAGAAACAGCAAGTGATTGAGATCGCCGGGCAAACCGGGCTTCAGGAGATGCTGCAACGCCTGCCGGGTCAGCTCTCCGGTGGACAGCGCCAACGTGTCGCGCTGGCGCGCTGCCTGCTGCGTAATCAGCCGATCTTATTGCTGGATGAACCGTTTTCCGCGCTCGATCCGGCGCTGCGTCAGGAGATGCTGCAACTGGTGCACAACGTCTGCGCTGCGCGCAATATCACGCTGTTGATGGTGTCGCACAGCCTGGAAGATGCGCGGCAAATCGCGGCGCGCAGTCTGGTGGTGGTTGATGGGCGGGTTTACTGGGATGGCAGCACGGAAGAGCTGCTCACTGGCAGAACCCCCGCTGCCGCCATCCTCGGCGTGGCGCAGCGTTAA
- the thiP gene encoding thiamine/thiamine pyrophosphate ABC transporter permease ThiP: MATRRQPLIPGWLLPGSFTALLLCAVALLAFGALLMSAPIGDWRALLSDDYLHHVLAFSFWQALLSALFSVIPAIPLARALYRRRFPGRNLLLRLCAMTLVLPVLVAVFGLLSVYGRSGWLAQLCSMVGIDYHFSPYGLQGILLAHVFFNLPLATRMLLQALESIPGEQRQLAAQLGLRGWNLFHLLEWPWLRRQILPTAALIFMLCFASFATVLALGGGPQATTLELAIYQALSFDYDPGRAALLALLQLGCCLLLVLLSQRFSKAIPAGSQQIRGWRDPQDSWRARLSDSVLIAVALLLLIPPLLAVVTDGLRGGVAGAIQQPALWQATFTSLRIALGAGVLCVMLTLMLLWSSRELRLRHHIIPAQAMELSGMLILAMPGIVLASGFFLLFNATVGLPQSADGLVIFTNALIAIPYAMKVLENPMRDLSARYNQLCASLGVQGWNRLRLIELRALKRPLAQALAFACVLSIGDFGVVALFGSADFRTLPFYLFQQIGAYRGDDGAVTALLLLLLCLLLFTLMEKLPGRHADTE; the protein is encoded by the coding sequence ATGGCAACGCGCCGTCAGCCGTTAATTCCCGGCTGGCTGCTACCCGGCAGTTTCACCGCGCTGCTGTTATGCGCGGTGGCGCTGCTGGCGTTTGGCGCGCTGCTGATGTCAGCCCCCATCGGCGACTGGCGCGCCCTGCTCAGCGATGACTATCTGCATCATGTGCTGGCGTTCTCCTTCTGGCAGGCCTTGTTGTCGGCGCTATTCTCGGTGATTCCCGCCATCCCGCTGGCACGCGCCCTGTACCGGCGGCGTTTTCCCGGTCGCAATCTGCTGTTGCGCCTGTGCGCCATGACGCTGGTGCTGCCGGTGCTGGTGGCGGTATTTGGCCTGCTGAGCGTCTATGGCCGCAGCGGCTGGCTGGCGCAGTTATGCAGCATGGTGGGCATCGATTATCACTTCTCACCCTATGGGCTTCAGGGCATTCTGCTGGCACACGTGTTCTTTAATCTGCCGCTGGCGACACGCATGCTGTTGCAGGCGCTGGAGAGCATTCCGGGCGAACAGCGTCAGTTGGCGGCACAGCTTGGTTTGCGCGGCTGGAACCTGTTCCATTTACTGGAATGGCCGTGGCTGCGGCGACAAATTTTGCCCACCGCCGCGCTGATTTTTATGTTGTGCTTTGCCAGTTTCGCCACCGTGCTGGCACTGGGTGGTGGCCCGCAGGCCACCACGCTGGAGCTGGCAATTTATCAGGCGCTGAGTTTTGACTACGATCCTGGCCGCGCAGCCCTGCTGGCGCTGCTTCAGTTAGGTTGTTGTCTACTGTTGGTGTTGTTGAGCCAGCGCTTCAGCAAAGCCATTCCGGCCGGGAGCCAGCAGATACGTGGCTGGCGTGATCCGCAGGATAGCTGGCGCGCGCGCCTCAGCGATAGCGTGTTGATCGCCGTAGCCTTGTTGCTGTTGATCCCGCCTTTACTGGCGGTCGTGACCGATGGCCTGCGCGGTGGTGTGGCCGGGGCGATACAACAACCGGCCCTGTGGCAGGCCACCTTCACCTCATTACGTATCGCCCTTGGGGCCGGCGTGTTGTGCGTCATGCTTACCCTGATGCTGCTGTGGAGCAGTCGTGAGCTACGCCTGCGTCATCACATCATCCCGGCACAGGCGATGGAGCTGAGCGGCATGTTGATTCTGGCAATGCCCGGGATCGTGCTGGCCAGCGGCTTTTTCCTGCTGTTCAACGCCACCGTTGGCCTGCCGCAGTCGGCAGATGGCCTGGTGATCTTCACTAACGCGCTGATCGCTATCCCTTATGCGATGAAGGTGCTGGAGAACCCGATGCGCGATCTCAGCGCGCGTTACAATCAGTTATGCGCCTCGCTGGGGGTGCAGGGATGGAATCGTCTGCGCCTGATTGAACTGCGCGCGCTGAAACGCCCGCTTGCTCAGGCGCTGGCCTTTGCCTGTGTATTGTCGATTGGTGATTTCGGCGTGGTGGCGTTGTTTGGCAGCGCGGATTTCCGCACCCTGCCCTTTTATCTGTTCCAGCAAATTGGTGCCTATCGTGGCGATGATGGCGCGGTCACCGCGTTACTGTTGCTGCTACTGTGCCTGCTCCTGTTTACCCTGATGGAAAAATTGCCAGGTCGTCATGCTGACACTGAATAA